One genomic region from Epinephelus moara isolate mb chromosome 8, YSFRI_EMoa_1.0, whole genome shotgun sequence encodes:
- the LOC126394559 gene encoding testis-expressed protein 43-like, translated as MAAAAAGSSHKHERSCSHIPTFSARHPMIPKLYVMPWKQDMRNQRLLMKNAALAEIPVVPLEESLCFCGRERLCHSQDCTHRSTSSSSSSSSSSAPLSQLSQTGLTAHHSSHFSRYNSSVITTRRLYQA; from the exons atggctgctgctgctgcagggagcTCTCACAAACATGA GCGATCCTGCTCCCACATCCCAACGTTCTCAGCTCGACATCCCATGATCCCCAAACTGTATGTGATGCCATGGAAACAGGACATGCGGAACCAGAGGCTGCTGATGAAG aacgCAGCTCTGGCAGAGATCCCTGTGGTTCCTCTGGAGGAgtccttgtgtttttgtggtcGGGAGCGTCTCTGCCACAGTCAGGACTGCACTCAccgctccacctcctcctcctcctcctcctcctcttcctctgctcctctaAGCCAGCTAAGCCAGACAGGACTGACAGCTCACCACTCCTCCCACTTCTCCAG GTACAACAGCTCTGTGATTACCACCAGGCGACTCTACCAAGCCTGA
- the LOC126394085 gene encoding solute carrier family 12 member 2-like, whose translation MSGQKPSLKSGGSPQSRFKVDVVTEASSAAPAPASAPAPASTDGSKPPEEAKGRFRVVGFLDTGALGSAMDIGLPPDVFHEPDTARSDSVSIHSTGTGHTHISDSHSNTYYMRTFGHNTIDAVPNIDFYRQTATGEKLFRPSLSELHDELDKEPFEDGLANGEEPTAAEEAAAALAAKEAKGGTVKFGWVKGVLVRCMLNIWGVMLFIRMSWIVGQAGIGLTIAIILMATLVTTITGLSTSAIATNGFVRGGGAYYLISRSLGPEFGGSIGLIFAFANAVAVAMYVVGFAETVVELLNDVDALMTDELNDIRIVGTLTVILLLGISVAGMEWEAKAQIVLLVILLGAIANYFIGTFMTSESKEPKGFFGYHSAIFLENLGPDFRDEETFFSVFAIFFPAATGILAGANISGDLMDPQSAIPKGTLLAILITGITYVAVAISTGSCIVRDATGDHNDTVSDTVNCTDAACTLGYDFSICKEGGCQYGLMNDFQVMSLVSGFGPLITAGIFSATLSSALASLVSAPKVFQALCKDNIYPGLHVFAKGYGRNNEPLRGYVLTFGIGLAFILIAELNIIAPIISNFFLASYALINFSVFHASLANSPGWRPSFKYYNMWVSLAGAILCCVVMFVINWWAALVTLLIVLALYIYVSYKKPDVNWGSSTQALIYNQALTHCMNLTGVEDHVKNFRPQCLVMLGYPSSRPALLQLVHSYTKNVGLMVCAHVRTVTRRPNLKEVSQEHARCQRWLNKKRFKAFYHHVFSDNLRHGAQILMQAVGLGRLKPNTLVMGFKNNWSDGDMRDVEIYINMIHDAFDLQFGVVILRLQGGLDISHIQGQDELLSSHEKPPVSSKDVVVSVSLPKESDSDSCPSKTTSNQSSPLIMRETKSPLSLTDQRLLESSQQFKKKQGKGTIDVWWLFDDGGLTLLIPFLLTNRSKWGDCRIRVFIGGKINRIDHDRRAMATLLSRFRIDFSDINVLGDINTKPKKHNKLSFKELIEPYRLKEDDMEQEAAETLKAQEPWRITDNELELYKAKSNRQIRLNELLKEHSSMAKLIVMSMPLARKGTVSSALYMCWLETLSKDLPPLLLVRGNQQSVLTFYS comes from the exons ATGTCGGGACAGAAACCGTCCTTGAAGAGTGGCGGCTCCCCTCAGAGCCGCTTCAAGGTGGATGTGGTGACAGAAGCATCATCCGCAGCGCCTGCCCCGGCCTCTGCTCCTGCCCCGGCCTCCACGGATGGATCCAAGCCGCCCGAGGAGGCCAAAGGCCGGTTCAGGGTGGTGGGGTTCCTGGATACAGGGGCGCTGGGCAGCGCGATGGACATCGGGCTCCCGCCTGATGTCTTCCACGAGCCGGACACAGCGAGGAGCGACTCGGTCAGCATCCATTCAACCGGCACGGGACACACGCACATCTCCGACTCCCACTCCAACACCTACTACATGAGGACCTTCGGACACAACACCATAGACGCTGTGCCAAACATCGACTTCTACCGGCAGACTGCCACCGGAGAGAAGCTGTTCAGACCGTCGCTGTCGGAGCTGCACGATGAACTCGATAAA gaGCCGTTTGAGGACGGTCTGGCCAATGGAGAGGAGCCAACAGCGGCTGAGGAGGCTGCAGCGGCTTTGGCAGCAAAGGAGGCGAAAGGAGGAACTGTCAAGTTTGGTTGGGTCAAAGGAGTCTTG gtcCGTTGCATGCTGAATATCTGGGGTGTGATGCTTTTTATCCGAATGTCCTGGATTGTTGGACAGGCTGGAATCG GACTGACCATTGCGATCATTCTCATGGCCACTCTGGTCACCACCATCACTGGTCTGTCTACCTCTGCTATAGCAACCAACGGCTTCGTACGTGGAG GTGGAGCATACTACCTGATCTCCAGGAGTCTGGGACCAGAGTTCGGAGGTTCCATTGGTCTCATCTTTGCGTTCGCCAACGCCGTGGCTGTGGCCATGTACGTCGTAGGCTTTGCAGAGACGGTCGTTGAGTTACTTAAT GATGTTGATGCTCTGATGACTGATGAGCTAAATGACATTCGTATCGTTGGGACTCTGACCGTCATCCTGCTGCTGGGAATCTCTGTAGCTGGGATGGAGTGGGAAGCCAAG GCTCAGATTGTCCTCCTGGTGATCCTGCTGGGAGCCATCGCCAACTACTTCATAGGAACCTTCATGACATCAGAGAGCAAAGAGCCCAAAGGATTCTTCGGCTACCACT CTGCCATCTTCTTAGAGAACCTGGGTCCAGACTTCAGAGACGAGGAGAcattcttctctgtgtttgccATTTTCTTCCCAGCAGCCACCGGGATCCTGGCTGGAGCCAACATCTCCGGAGACCTCATG GACCCTCAGTCAGCGATCCCTAAAGGCACTCTACTGGCCATCCTCATCACAGGAATCACCTATGTGGCCGTCGCCATCTCCACAG GCTCTTGCATCGTCAGGGATGCCACCGGCGACCACAATGACACAGTGAGTGACACGGTTAACTGCACCGACGCCGCCTGCACGCTGGGCTACGACTTCTCCATTTGCAAGGAGGGAGGCTGTCAGTACGGCCTGATGAACGACTTCCAG gtgatGAGTCTGGTGTCGGGCTTCGGGCCTCTGATTACCGCAGGGATTTTTTCAGCCACTCTGTCGTCGGCTCTGGCCTCACTCGTCAGCGCGCCCAAAGTCTTCCAG GCTCTGTGTAAGGACAACATCTATCCAGGACTGCATGTGTTTGCAAAGGGTTATGGGCGGAACAATGAGCCTCTCCGTGGTTACGTCCTGACCTTTGGCATCGGCCTCGCCTTCATTCTCATTG CGGAGTTGAACATCATCGCTCCCATCATCTCCAACTTCTTCCTGGCTTCGTACGCTCTCATTAACTTCTCGGTGTTCCACGCCTCTCTGGCCAACTCTCCAG GGTGGCGTCCCAGCTTCAAGTACTACAACATGTGGGTGTCTCTTGCGGGGGCGATCCTGTGCTGCGTGGTGATGTTTGTCATTAATTGGTGGGCAGCTCTGGTCACTCTGCTCATCGTCCTCGCTCTCTACATCTACGTCAGCTACAAGAAACCTG ATGTGAACTGGGGTTCGTCCACTCAGGCTCTGATCTACAACCAGGCTCTGACTCACTGTATGAACCTGACTGGAGTGGAGGACCACGTTAAAAACTTCAG GCCGCAGTGTTTGGTGATGCTTGGTTATCCCAGCTCTCGTCCTGCTCTGCTTCAGCTGGTTCACTCTTACACTAAGAATGTCGGCCTCATGGTCTGCGCTCACGTCAGGACC GTAACCCGTCGGCCGAACCTGAAGGAGGTGTCTCAGGAACACGCCCGCTGTCAGCGCTGGCTCAATAAGAAACGCTTCAAGGCCTTTTACCATCATGTGTTCTCTGACAACCTGAGGCACGGGGCGCAGATCCTCATGCAG GCGGTCGGTTTGGGTCGTCTGAAGCCCAACACACTGGTCATGGGTTTCAAGAACAACTGGAGTGATGGAGACATGAGAGATGTGGAGATTTACATCAACATGATACA CGATGCGTTCGACCTGCAGTTTGGAGTGGTGATCCTTCGCCTGCAGGGTGGACTGGACATCTCTCACATCCAGGGACAAG ACGAGCTGCTGTCGTCCCACGAGAAGCCCCCAGTCAGCAGTAAGGATGTGGTGGTTTCTGTCAGTTTGCCTAAAGAGTCAGACTCTGACTCCTGTCCCTCCAAAACAACCAGCAACCAGAGCAGCCCGCTCATCATGAGAG AGACCAAGTCTCCTCTGAGTCTGACTGACCAGCGTCTGCTGGAGAGCAGCCAGCAGTTCAAGAAGAAACAGGGCAAAGGAACCATCGATGTCTGGTGGCTGTTTGATGATGGAG gtctGACTCTGTTGATTCCCTTCCTGCTGACCAACAGGAGCAAGTGGGGCGACTGCAGGATCCGAGTCTTCATCGGCGGGAAGATCAATCGCATCGACCACGACCGCCGAGC GATGGCCACCCTTCTGAGCAGGTTCAGGATCGACTTCTCTGACATCAACGTCCTCGGAGACATCAACACTAAACCCAAGAAACACAA TAAGCTCAGCTTCAAAGAGCTGATCGAGCCGTACAGGCTCAAGGAAGACGACATGGAGCAGGAGGCTGCAGAGACGCTGAAGGCCCAGGAGCCCTGGAGGATCACTGACAATGAACTGGAGCTCTACAAGGCCAAG AGCAACCGCCAGATCCGACTGAATGAGCTGCTCAAGGAACACTCCAGCATGGCAAAGCTCATCGTCAT GAGCATGCCTCTGGCCAGGAAGGGCACGGTGTCGAGCGCCCTTTACATGTGCTGGCTGGAAACTCTGTCCAAAGACCTCCCACCTCTGCTGCTGGTCCGAGGAAACCAACAGAGCGTCCTTACCTTCTactcctaa